Part of the Niallia alba genome is shown below.
AAATGATCAACTGGTATATTAAAAACAGCGGCAATTTTCTCTAAAAATTGAATCGATGGATTGGATTGTAAATTTCTTTCTAAGGAACTTAAATAAGACTTCGCCACTCCTGCCTGTTCAGCTAATTCTGACAAGGACATTCTTTTCTCCAAACGTAGCTGCTTTACA
Proteins encoded:
- a CDS encoding helix-turn-helix domain-containing protein encodes the protein MIGDRVKQLRLEKRMSLSELAEQAGVAKSYLSSLERNLQSNPSIQFLEKIAAVFNIPVDHLINDQQNKDDLDSEWLKIVKEAMDSGVSKKEFREFLEFNRWRLQQKK